ACCATTCGCTTCGCGGCGGCAGCGTTGTCGGTGCTCCAGCCCCAGAAGCGGATGGCACCTTTTTCCGCCAGTTTTTCAAGCGCCTCGCCGGCTGCATCCGCCTGATCGTCCGGAACCTCCCCGACATGGATCTGGTAGAGGTCGATATAGTCGGTCGCAAGACGCGCGAGCGATGCTGCGCAGGCCTGTTCGATGTAGGCGGGGCTGACATCGGTGCCGACGAGGGCGCGGGCGGCGCGATCATAGGTGTATCCGAACTTGGTTGCTATGACTGCATTACCTCTTCGCCCACTCAGCGCTCGCCCGATCACCTCCTCGCTGTGCCCGGTTCCATAGGCATCGGCCGTGTCGATCAGCGACGCTCCCATCTCGAGCCCGAGATGAATGGCCCGGATCGACTGTTCGTCGTCGATCTCTCCCCAACCGTCCGGCTTCCCGTCGAGCATGAAATGGCCTCCGATCGCCCAGCAGCCCAGCCCGATGGGTGCGGCCGACAGGCCGGAGCGGCCCAATGGTCTGCGGTTGACCGCCGAGATGTCGCTGGCAAGCATGGCATTCCTTTCCCGTCGTGGAGCAATGCCGGTGACTATGCCACCGGTCGCGTGGCGATCAGAAGCCTCGATTCCGCAAGAGGTTTTTCAGTAGTGAAAAACGGCTGGCGCGACGCACCGTTGCGTCCGCTGCCTGCTATGCAAAGCGGCGGCGCCCTTGTGCGATCACGGCGCCGCGGCAGTGTCGCGGGTTGATCTATCCCGCCTTCAGTGCCAGGCGCTTGCCGGTTGCGATGAGGCGTGCCGCCGCATAGGTCTGGGTGACGATCTCCGGAACGAGATCGATATCGGGCAGGCTGCCCACTCCGAGCGGCCCGATCGCAAAGAGGTTCGGCGTGCGGCCACCATTGCCGAGCACTTCTCCGGTGGGGCTGACGGCAAGTCCGAGTTCGAGCTCGTCCGGCACGGCCAATCCGCCGGCAAAGAGGCTCTGGAACAACGGGGCCTGAAGGTCCGGCGCCGAGCAGCGGCAGTCGATCACCTGGTCGGCTCGCAGCAATTCCTCCTCCGACTGACCGGACCAACGCACCATCAGTCCTTCCGGCACGCGCCGCCCGGCCCATCCGCAGCAGAGCACGGTTCGCCCTTCGGCAAGCTCCTGCCGCAAGCGAGCGTGTACGGCCGCCGGCAGGCGGTTTCTGTGGCTGTCGTAGATGGCGCGCAGATGCCGGTTGAACTGGCGCTTCTCCCGCGCGGGAAGTGCCTGCCACAGCGAACGAGCGCGGCGGCGAAGCCCGTTCATCGCAGATTGCCAGCTCTGCCCCTTGGCCTCGGCATCGGCGCAGGCTTTGCGGACGAACCGCACGATCTCCCTGAGCGTCGACGGCATCGGGTCGACCGGGAAGCTCGGCGCCGCCGACAGCCGCGTATGCGTCTGCGGCAGGAAGCCATGCCGCGACAGCAGCGTGATCCTGCCGGCGTAGCCGCCGTCGCGCATCTGGAACAACTGGTCCACGACGCGAATGCCGCTGCCGAGCAGGACCGCGTGGCGCGGATCGACGAGCCGGCGGGCTCTCACGACCGGCTGCGCCTCATCGGGGATCTCGACGTTGCGAGCCCTTACGCCGAAACCCGTCGCGAGTACGACGACGTCGCTTTCGTCGGTCCCGCCATCGTGAACGAGCGCGAAGCGGCCCGTGGCGAGCTTGCGCAGGGCGTGAACCGGCTCATGCGAAAACTTCACCGTGATATCGGACCGGCGCGCAAGCGCCTCGGAAAAGCGCTGATGGACATAGTCGCTGAAAATACCCTTGGGCACGAAAATCTGCTGGAAGCCTGGGATGGCCGCCGGCACCGCCGCACGGAACTCGCCGTTGGCGCAAAGCCAGTCGTTGAAGTCGTCGGGCTGCCCGGCGGCAACCGACAGGTCACGCACGCGGCTATTCAGGATCTCCATGCTCTGCGCCGAAGACAGGGCCTGCCCGCCGCTGATCGACGGGTGCGGATCGTACATGGTCAAATGGAAGGAGACGCGGACAGACTTCATGAGCGCGATCGCCATCATGATGCCCGAAAATCCACGCCCGATGATGGCAATCTCTGGCTTCGACGACAGGCCGCCCGCCATGGGCCGCTTCGCCGCAAACAATCCGTGCACAGTCATGTGAGCTCCTTTGCGCCTCGGCCGCAGCCGGACCA
The genomic region above belongs to Sinorhizobium mexicanum and contains:
- a CDS encoding aldo/keto reductase, giving the protein MLASDISAVNRRPLGRSGLSAAPIGLGCWAIGGHFMLDGKPDGWGEIDDEQSIRAIHLGLEMGASLIDTADAYGTGHSEEVIGRALSGRRGNAVIATKFGYTYDRAARALVGTDVSPAYIEQACAASLARLATDYIDLYQIHVGEVPDDQADAAGEALEKLAEKGAIRFWGWSTDNAAAAKRMVEFPHFVAVQQELNVFTDGPDMLAMCESNSLASLNRSPLAMGFLTGKFSPQTQLPPSDVRAAGHGWVRFFEDGRPRADYLDRLARVRELLQGGGRTLAQGALGWILARSPNTFPIPGFKTEAQVRENLAALEQGPLPEATMAEINALLANDADHS
- a CDS encoding FAD/NAD(P)-binding protein, coding for MTVHGLFAAKRPMAGGLSSKPEIAIIGRGFSGIMMAIALMKSVRVSFHLTMYDPHPSISGGQALSSAQSMEILNSRVRDLSVAAGQPDDFNDWLCANGEFRAAVPAAIPGFQQIFVPKGIFSDYVHQRFSEALARRSDITVKFSHEPVHALRKLATGRFALVHDGGTDESDVVVLATGFGVRARNVEIPDEAQPVVRARRLVDPRHAVLLGSGIRVVDQLFQMRDGGYAGRITLLSRHGFLPQTHTRLSAAPSFPVDPMPSTLREIVRFVRKACADAEAKGQSWQSAMNGLRRRARSLWQALPAREKRQFNRHLRAIYDSHRNRLPAAVHARLRQELAEGRTVLCCGWAGRRVPEGLMVRWSGQSEEELLRADQVIDCRCSAPDLQAPLFQSLFAGGLAVPDELELGLAVSPTGEVLGNGGRTPNLFAIGPLGVGSLPDIDLVPEIVTQTYAAARLIATGKRLALKAG